A genomic window from Streptomyces sp. NBC_01429 includes:
- a CDS encoding TetR/AcrR family transcriptional regulator: MGAIKGARERARSEITASIKDEARRQLAATGAAQLSVRAVARELGMVSSAVYRYFPSRDELLTALIIDAYDELGRHAEKALRAAAPDAAPTDRWIAVCRAARAWALAYPHEYALIYGSPVPGYAAPQDTVAHASRLARILLRIASDAHAAGELAPPPAGEPPSEVRSDGDRLAAELAPGLPAANTTSLVAAWAQLFGLIGFEVFGQLERVIEVRTREEFFVHACAGLAREVGLTARRARTPGSNEPS; the protein is encoded by the coding sequence ATGGGAGCGATCAAGGGGGCCAGGGAGCGGGCCCGGAGCGAGATCACGGCGAGCATCAAGGACGAGGCGCGACGTCAGCTCGCCGCCACCGGGGCGGCTCAGCTGTCGGTGCGAGCGGTGGCGCGCGAACTCGGCATGGTGTCGTCCGCCGTCTACCGGTACTTCCCGAGCCGCGACGAACTCCTGACCGCGCTCATCATCGACGCCTACGACGAGCTGGGCCGGCACGCCGAGAAGGCCCTGCGCGCCGCCGCCCCGGACGCCGCCCCCACCGACCGGTGGATCGCGGTGTGCCGGGCGGCCCGCGCCTGGGCGCTGGCATATCCGCACGAGTACGCGCTGATCTACGGATCTCCCGTGCCCGGTTACGCGGCCCCGCAGGACACCGTCGCCCACGCCTCGCGCCTGGCCCGGATCCTGCTCCGGATCGCCTCCGACGCCCACGCCGCGGGTGAGCTGGCCCCGCCGCCGGCCGGTGAGCCGCCGTCCGAGGTGCGGTCCGACGGCGATCGGCTCGCGGCCGAGCTGGCTCCGGGGCTGCCCGCCGCCAACACCACCTCCCTGGTGGCCGCGTGGGCGCAGCTGTTCGGCCTCATCGGGTTCGAGGTGTTCGGGCAACTGGAGAGGGTCATCGAGGTCCGGACCCGGGAAGAGTTCTTCGTCCACGCCTGTGCGGGTCTCGCCCGCGAGGTGGGCCTCACGGCGCGGCGCGCCCGTACCCCGGGGTCGAACGAGCCGTCCTGA
- a CDS encoding DUF4260 domain-containing protein, which translates to MTTIDSTTDTAAGSATAPATGPAAETPAETPAETPGVVTGRPLAWLRVEALATAAAGLAVFAATGQPWWLVPALFLAPDLFMLGYLAGPKAGAWIYNLAHSAPLPLALLAAGLGWHIAALTVAGAIGLFHIGLDRAIKAGLKYDHGFAVTHLGVAGKR; encoded by the coding sequence ATGACCACCATCGACTCGACAACCGACACCGCTGCCGGCTCCGCCACCGCCCCTGCCACCGGTCCCGCCGCCGAGACCCCCGCCGAGACTCCCGCTGAGACCCCCGGCGTGGTCACCGGCCGGCCGCTGGCCTGGCTGCGGGTCGAGGCGCTGGCCACCGCCGCCGCCGGCCTCGCCGTCTTCGCCGCCACCGGGCAGCCCTGGTGGCTGGTCCCGGCGCTGTTCCTGGCCCCCGACCTGTTCATGCTCGGCTATCTCGCGGGCCCGAAGGCTGGCGCCTGGATCTACAACCTCGCGCACTCGGCGCCGCTGCCGCTGGCCCTGCTCGCCGCCGGCCTCGGTTGGCACATCGCCGCGCTGACCGTGGCGGGCGCCATCGGCCTGTTCCACATCGGACTCGACCGCGCGATAAAGGCGGGCCTCAAGTACGACCACGGCTTCGCCGTCACCCACCTGGGCGTGGCAGGGAAGCGCTGA
- a CDS encoding AraC family transcriptional regulator, whose product MLDDLAAAIARHSDGLWSDTAVPRLTVVALDELVAPVDIVYEPMICFIADGAKRGVAGDRQWVTGRGQMFLNSLVLPVTAVFERVPYRAAVLRLDSGMLADLLVELDDAEPPTSPTAGEQISAPIPPQLVDAVTRWVRLLDTPDDIRALAARTESEILYRLLSGPLGAALRQFTLSGSSAARVRAAAAWISAHYTEPLSIDALAAMAHLSPATLHRRFKAATGMSPLRFQKQLRLQEARRRLVTGDTTAALTAEAVGYVSATQFNREYRRAYGLPPAQDAARLRDRLTNDRRTSERRGG is encoded by the coding sequence ATGCTGGACGATCTCGCGGCGGCCATCGCCCGGCACAGCGACGGCCTGTGGTCCGATACCGCGGTGCCGCGCCTCACAGTGGTCGCGCTCGACGAGCTCGTCGCGCCCGTCGACATCGTCTACGAGCCGATGATCTGCTTCATAGCCGACGGAGCCAAACGCGGCGTCGCCGGCGACCGGCAGTGGGTGACCGGACGCGGCCAGATGTTCCTCAACTCGCTCGTCCTGCCGGTCACCGCCGTCTTCGAGCGGGTGCCGTACCGCGCCGCGGTGCTGCGGCTCGACAGCGGGATGCTCGCCGATCTGCTGGTCGAGCTGGACGACGCGGAGCCCCCCACGTCGCCCACCGCCGGTGAGCAGATCTCCGCCCCCATACCCCCGCAACTCGTCGACGCGGTCACCCGCTGGGTGCGGCTGCTCGACACTCCGGACGACATACGCGCGCTGGCGGCCCGCACCGAGAGCGAGATCCTCTACCGGCTGCTCAGCGGCCCGCTCGGCGCGGCGCTGCGCCAGTTCACCCTGTCCGGTTCGAGCGCGGCCCGGGTGCGCGCGGCGGCCGCGTGGATCTCGGCGCACTACACCGAGCCGCTCAGCATCGACGCGCTCGCGGCCATGGCGCACCTGAGCCCGGCCACCCTGCACCGCCGCTTCAAGGCCGCCACCGGGATGAGCCCCCTGCGCTTCCAGAAGCAGCTGCGGCTCCAGGAGGCACGTCGACGGCTGGTCACGGGCGACACCACGGCGGCGCTCACCGCGGAAGCGGTCGGGTACGTGAGCGCGACGCAGTTCAACCGGGAGTACCGGCGCGCGTACGGCCTCCCGCCCGCCCAGGACGCTGCCCGCCTGCGCGACCGGCTGACAAACGACCGGCGGACGAGCGAACGGCGGGGCGGCTAG